A part of Bosea sp. (in: a-proteobacteria) genomic DNA contains:
- a CDS encoding L,D-transpeptidase has translation MSYQIRKPASLALIALALGACSFRGVPDPSFSARDTQYMSLVPTAPLDPQFERYEVDYQTSEKPGTVVVYTADRLLYFVLPGGKAIRYGVGVGDEAFGWKGKTDIARKAEWPSWTPPTEMLLRWPHLRHRAGGMAGGPENPLGARALYLYQDGRDTLYRIHGTNEPESIGRASSSGCIRMRNVDAIDLFNRVSIGARVIVL, from the coding sequence ATGTCATACCAGATTCGCAAGCCCGCTTCGCTCGCCCTCATCGCCCTTGCGCTCGGCGCGTGCAGTTTTCGTGGCGTGCCGGATCCTTCTTTCAGCGCGCGTGACACGCAGTACATGTCGCTGGTGCCGACAGCGCCCCTCGACCCGCAGTTCGAGCGCTACGAGGTTGACTACCAGACCAGCGAGAAGCCGGGCACCGTCGTTGTCTACACGGCGGACCGCCTGCTCTACTTCGTGTTGCCGGGAGGCAAGGCCATCCGCTACGGCGTGGGCGTCGGCGACGAGGCTTTCGGCTGGAAGGGCAAGACCGACATCGCGCGCAAGGCGGAATGGCCGAGCTGGACGCCTCCGACCGAAATGCTGCTGCGCTGGCCGCATCTGCGCCATCGCGCCGGCGGAATGGCGGGAGGGCCGGAGAATCCGCTCGGCGCGCGGGCGCTCTACCTCTACCAGGACGGCCGCGACACGCTGTATCGCATCCATGGGACGAACGAGCCTGAATCCATCGGCCGTGCCTCCTCCTCGGGCTGCATCAGGATGCGCAACGTCGATGCCATCGACCTGTTCAACCGGGTCAGCATCGGGGCCAGGGTGATCGTGCTCTAG
- a CDS encoding histone deacetylase family protein: MTTLLLSHAACLAHETPLGHPERADRMRAIALALSAEAFQPLLREDAPMAGHEPILRCHSERHLAAMLAAAPGEGHAAIDADTVMSPGTIEAALRAAGGAVAAVDAVMQGRAANAFVATRPPGHHAEHARAMGFCFFNNAAIAARHARIVHGAERVAVFDWDVHHGNGTQDILWADPSTLYISSHEMPLYPGTGAPSEAGEHGTILNVALAAGDGGEAFRAVLDSVILPRLNAFQPDLIIISAGFDAHWRDPLASLNLTEGDFAQATRDVMDIADRRCGGRVVSLLEGGYDLQGLSASVAVHVAELMRA; encoded by the coding sequence GTGACGACGCTGCTGTTGAGCCATGCCGCCTGCCTTGCCCACGAGACGCCGTTGGGCCATCCCGAACGGGCGGACCGGATGCGCGCCATCGCGCTCGCGCTGTCGGCCGAGGCCTTCCAGCCCCTGCTGCGCGAGGATGCGCCCATGGCCGGGCATGAGCCCATCCTGCGCTGCCACTCCGAGCGGCATCTTGCCGCGATGCTCGCCGCAGCCCCTGGGGAAGGCCACGCTGCCATCGATGCCGACACGGTGATGTCGCCCGGCACCATCGAGGCGGCTCTTCGCGCCGCCGGCGGCGCGGTCGCGGCCGTCGATGCGGTGATGCAGGGCCGCGCCGCCAACGCCTTCGTCGCCACGCGCCCGCCGGGACATCATGCCGAGCATGCCAGGGCGATGGGCTTCTGCTTTTTCAACAACGCCGCCATTGCGGCGCGTCATGCCCGCATTGTCCATGGCGCGGAGCGGGTCGCGGTGTTCGATTGGGATGTGCATCACGGCAATGGCACGCAGGACATCCTGTGGGCCGATCCCTCCACGCTCTACATATCCTCGCACGAGATGCCGCTCTATCCCGGCACGGGCGCACCATCCGAAGCCGGCGAGCATGGCACCATCCTCAATGTGGCGCTGGCGGCCGGCGATGGCGGCGAGGCCTTCCGCGCCGTGCTCGACAGCGTGATCCTGCCGCGGCTGAACGCTTTCCAGCCCGATCTCATCATCATTTCCGCCGGCTTCGACGCCCACTGGCGTGATCCTCTGGCCAGCCTCAACCTGACGGAAGGCGATTTCGCCCAGGCCACGCGCGATGTCATGGATATTGCGGACCGGCGCTGCGGTGGCCGCGTCGTCTCGCTGCTCGAGGGCGGCTATGACCTGCAAGGGCTTTCCGCCTCGGTCGCGGTCCATGTGGCCGAACTGATGCGCGCCTGA
- a CDS encoding general stress protein, which yields MPNSTKGTSNRGFASMDQAKQRDIASKGGQSVPAEKRSFSKDPALAAEAGRKGGERVPDEKRSFSKDPELAAEAGRKGGESSQGGRGR from the coding sequence ATGCCGAACTCCACCAAGGGTACGAGCAATCGGGGTTTCGCCTCGATGGACCAGGCAAAGCAGCGCGACATCGCTTCCAAGGGCGGCCAGAGCGTGCCTGCCGAAAAGCGGTCCTTCTCCAAGGACCCTGCGCTGGCGGCTGAAGCAGGCCGCAAGGGCGGCGAACGCGTGCCGGACGAGAAGCGGTCCTTCTCGAAGGATCCCGAACTGGCGGCCGAGGCCGGCCGCAAGGGCGGCGAATCTTCCCAGGGTGGCCGCGGGCGCTGA
- the dxs gene encoding 1-deoxy-D-xylulose-5-phosphate synthase, producing MTARITTPLLDRIRTPADLRALTDAELPQLAHELRRETIDAVSVTGGHLGAGLGVIELTVALHHVFDTPRDRLIWDVGHQAYPHKILTGRRDRIRTLRQGGGLSGFTRRSESEYDPFGAAHSSTSISAGLGMAVARDLAGGANNVIAVIGDGAMSAGMAYEAMNNAGAMHSRLIVILNDNDMSIAPPVGAMSAYLARLASGRTYRKLRETAKQLACKLPKFFYDKARKTEEWSRNFFTAGTLFEELGFYYVGPIDGHNFDHLLPVLRNVRDAGTGPILVHVVTQKGKGYAPAEAASDKYHGVVRFDPVTGEQAKASPNAPSYTNVFAQSLIAEARADDKVVAITAAMPAGTGLDRFARAFPARTFDVGIAEQHAVTFAAGLAAEGFKPFVAIYSTFLQRAYDQVVHDVALQHLPVRFALDRAGLVGADGATHAGAFDVAYLGCLPGMVVMAAADEAELSHMVATAAAYEDGPIAFRFPRGEGVGVEVPERGTPLLIGKGRVVREGSRVALLSFGTRLAECLAAADLLAQRGVSCTVADARFARPLDSDLVLRLARHHEALLTVEEGSIGGFGAQVLHALAKGGALDRGLIVRTMTLPDIYQDHDKPERMYAAAGLDAGGIVREVEAALAGAVAARPRRA from the coding sequence TTGACCGCGCGCATCACGACGCCCTTGCTGGACCGTATCCGAACCCCCGCCGATCTGCGCGCCCTCACGGATGCCGAACTGCCGCAACTGGCTCATGAGCTGCGCCGCGAGACCATCGATGCCGTCTCGGTCACGGGCGGCCATCTCGGCGCCGGCCTCGGCGTGATCGAGCTCACGGTGGCGCTGCATCATGTCTTCGATACGCCCCGCGACCGCCTGATCTGGGATGTCGGCCACCAGGCGTATCCCCACAAGATCCTGACGGGCCGTCGCGATCGCATCCGGACGCTGCGTCAGGGCGGCGGGCTCTCCGGCTTCACCAGGCGGTCGGAAAGCGAATACGATCCTTTCGGCGCGGCCCATTCCTCCACATCGATCTCGGCCGGCCTCGGCATGGCCGTGGCGCGGGATCTCGCCGGCGGCGCCAACAACGTCATCGCGGTGATCGGCGACGGCGCGATGTCCGCCGGCATGGCCTATGAGGCGATGAACAATGCCGGCGCGATGCACTCGCGCCTGATCGTCATCCTGAACGACAATGACATGTCGATCGCCCCGCCAGTGGGCGCAATGAGCGCCTATCTGGCGCGCCTCGCCTCGGGCCGCACCTACCGCAAGCTGCGCGAGACCGCCAAGCAACTGGCGTGCAAGCTGCCGAAGTTCTTCTACGACAAGGCCCGCAAGACCGAGGAATGGTCGCGCAACTTCTTCACGGCGGGCACCTTGTTCGAGGAGCTCGGCTTTTACTATGTCGGCCCCATCGATGGCCACAATTTCGACCATCTGCTGCCGGTGCTGCGCAATGTGCGCGATGCCGGGACCGGGCCGATCCTGGTCCATGTCGTGACGCAAAAGGGCAAGGGCTATGCCCCCGCCGAGGCTGCCTCCGACAAGTATCATGGCGTGGTGCGCTTCGATCCCGTCACGGGCGAGCAGGCAAAGGCGTCGCCCAACGCGCCGAGCTACACCAATGTCTTCGCCCAGTCGCTGATCGCGGAGGCGCGCGCCGACGACAAGGTGGTGGCCATCACCGCCGCCATGCCTGCCGGCACGGGGCTCGACCGCTTCGCGCGCGCGTTTCCGGCGCGGACCTTTGATGTCGGCATCGCCGAGCAGCACGCCGTCACCTTCGCCGCCGGCCTCGCCGCCGAGGGCTTCAAGCCTTTCGTCGCGATCTATTCGACCTTCCTCCAGCGCGCCTATGATCAGGTCGTGCATGATGTCGCGCTCCAGCATCTGCCGGTGCGCTTCGCGCTCGATCGGGCGGGGCTGGTGGGCGCTGACGGCGCGACCCATGCCGGCGCCTTCGATGTCGCCTATCTGGGCTGCCTGCCGGGCATGGTGGTGATGGCCGCCGCCGACGAGGCCGAGCTGTCGCACATGGTGGCCACGGCCGCGGCCTATGAGGACGGTCCCATCGCGTTCCGCTTCCCCCGGGGCGAGGGCGTCGGCGTCGAGGTGCCGGAGCGTGGCACGCCGCTTCTCATTGGCAAGGGCAGGGTGGTGCGCGAGGGCAGCCGTGTCGCGCTGCTCTCCTTCGGCACGCGCCTGGCCGAATGTCTTGCGGCTGCTGATCTTCTGGCCCAGCGCGGCGTGTCCTGCACCGTGGCCGACGCCCGTTTCGCCAGACCGCTCGATTCCGACCTGGTGCTGCGGCTTGCCCGCCATCACGAGGCGCTGCTCACCGTCGAGGAAGGCTCGATCGGCGGCTTCGGCGCGCAGGTGCTCCATGCCCTGGCGAAGGGCGGCGCGCTGGACCGTGGCCTGATCGTGCGGACGATGACGCTGCCCGACATCTATCAGGATCACGACAAGCCCGAGCGCATGTATGCCGCGGCCGGGCTGGACGCCGGCGGGATCGTGCGTGAGGTCGAGGCGGCGCTTGCGGGCGCTGTCGCGGCCCGTCCCCGCCGCGCCTGA